The genome window ATATGGAAAGTAAATACAGAAGTTGTTCTggagtttactttatttacttcacATTTTTGGTGACTTtcagccaaaataaaatgtgaaaaaaaaacaataaaacatctaaGCAAAAAATGCCAAACATGCAGGATTTGATGGATGTTTGATGTGCATGTCTTTGCatttttatactgtatttgctaaaaaataacaaattaaatgtatttttttcctgctattttcaatataaaacaattcattcattaagcTACAAACTAATTGGCAGACTAATCTGTACAAATAATCATCAGATGCATCTCGAAAAACAAACAGGATCTATGTTTTGACTTAGTCAGAACACATGAGAACACGGCTGAAAATATGACCAGTACGAGATGTGAGCAGACATGCGGAGAGTTGATACTCTACCTGTGACCCGTTGGTGTTTAAAGATGTGCCAGTGGACGCACTATATTATCTTCCTATAGACAGGCTAATCCATTATGGGCCCTCTTGCGGTAAGAGTGAAATGCTCGTATTAGGGCAACTGTGCGTTCAGAGGCATCATTCAGGACAATGAGCTATAGCCAGAGAGTGACAAGCTAGAAAAATGTCCCCACTTTTCAGGCTGTACAAATGACGTTTGGCCACGATAACTCACAACTGGACACTTCATTTCGAGTCGGGAGCGAGCTGGCCAGTCAAAAGCTATCATACCATCTTCTTTATTTGTGGCCCGTGGTTTTGGTAGCAAGCCTATCAAATAAATACTGCTAAAATGGCACTTCAGTCAAAAATATTGGCCAATTCTTTGACTGCCGTGACTGGGCCCAGATGGCAACCTGTTTCCAATGGTATAAACCTTTTTAAGAGTCAGGTGGTCGGCCAGCCAGTATCCATAAAGCCCGGCAGCACTATGAGTGTTAGTTTTGGATATATATGCATGTGAATAAGAGTGACCAATGCCGGCAATCCCTCTGAGCCATTCACAAAGCATAATAGTCAAATGAATTGATTACCAATTTATCATTGGGGAATTGCTTGCTTAGAGGAGTAATCACTCACCGATAAAGAAGAAATGGCTATGAATACATTTCAAGGATGACAATCTTTGAGGAGTAATAGTATAATTTGTCACTTGTGACAGTCTATTTGATTGTTCTCGATATTTCAGCATGGTGGAATATTGGACAGAATCATGACGAGTTGTCAGAGCCAagttgaggtgtgtgtggatgcGTCGAGTGGTGCTTTAATACGGTAATAAGGCAGTCAGAAGAACACTTACACTTCCTAAGGTGACAGCAGCTTTATCGCGCATCGCCTCATAAAGTCCCATCATATCTGTTCACCACTATTATCAAATGGGTGTTTAGCGTGCgtctgtgtgtccgtgtgtgggtgtgtgaaaGCCACAGATAGAGGATGAGTGAAcaacctgtgtttgtgtgtctgccgAGCGTAATGACATGAGAGCACAAAAAGATCAGCCTGAAAAGTGAGTTGATCCTGGCCGGGGGCAGTAACACCACAAAGACTCTGTGCTTCTTGTAAGAAAAATACACCCATCCTCCCACACTGAAGTGAagcatttctctttctcactgCTATTCCGTCCTAAAGCCCAGACAGCTGTGGTCAAACTTAGGTCAATAAAATATCTGTTTGTCCTTTGAGTTGCCAAATCTATCAAAAGATGAAAGTTTGCTTTAAAGGAGAGATAGAATTCAGCAGGGAGAGAGTATGTCCTTTCTGTGAGGCATGCAGGAAATTAATCAAGGAAATGGGGTTTTTGGTGTGCCTATATCAAATCTAATCTATCCTTTGTGCACATGTAGCCGGCTCCAAGCCTCACCAATCAAGAGCGACACACTGGCTTTATGAAAAGCCACTTGTTCCCTGCATAATTGGGGGGGTCTCATTGCTGAGTTAAATGGGAGGTGGAGGTAGAGGGAGGGGCAGTCTTGTTTGCCCATGTAAAGTGTGATCCAGATAATAGCATTCTCATCAAAGGCGGCAATTACATTCATTACAACGGTGCAAGGCGCGCTTGCAAGGATATTAAGTGgtgagaggaaagaaaagcttAATATATACCTCCTTTATCGTATCCCCCACCTCTTGGTTCTTTTTCAAATGCTCCTCGTGGAACAGGAGACCTCAAGAAAGAAACAGTCTCAGTAGGAGAAGAATAAATCTTGTCAAAGTCCCCCTTCACCTTTCTGCCTCCAAGAGGCTCCTGTCTGCCGTTACTATGGCTGCACTTGTCTAGGATTAAAAAGCTTTTCCAGGAGGGTAATCTCTAATGCAGCTTTTACACAGGCCCAACAAATGACACCAAGTCTTTAAAAACTGCTTAAGGCCTTCTCTAAATGAAATTCCAATTTCTTTCAAGAAAGGAGGAGCAAATCAATTGTCTTGTGTGGCGTTAAACCACAAACAGCCTGTAAATCAAGCGGTTAAGAGGAGAAGGGAACCTTTTCATTCAGGCCTTTTAAATGTGAATCAGAGCAAGTGGATAACACTGCAACCTTGTCAAAGACAGGTGTAGTCCCAGAGCCCATTCTCCATGAGCCTGTGTGTATATTCAAACTCGCTCATATTATTTAGATTAGTCTTGTGAAGGTTTTGAGTTCAAGTCAGGCCTTTACAAAATGTTAAGTATATGAGTAATTGTGTCAACATAGACAGAAATGTTGGATTAGGGTGTTTGATTTATACTACAGCTACAGTTGTTCCACACAGCTGAAGTCATTTATATGCAGGTTTCCATCAGTGTGACCACAGCATTATTGGGTGTAAATGCCAGCCTCAGTAAGCCCTATTAGAGTATTACCTGCTCTCAGTCTCATTAATAAATACTCACTGCCCTTTAAAAGAACAGCTTAATATATTGTGCGGTGGATATGCCTTTAATGCAAAATTAAGTTTAACCAATTATTCCCCTTAAGTATATTAAGGCTTAATAAATCTGTCATTCTAAATAAAAGCTTCATCAGTTCTTACTGCATAGTTGGAAATACAACATAATAATATTgtattaatgattaataataaaataacataaaacaaaactattgaATCATAAGAGAGCCCAGGGAAGTGTGCACTCTGTCTTTTTAAGCAGACAAATCATAGTGGCTGTGTGTAAATTATTCAACAGGATCTGGCCCTGGTGGAAACCTGAGCATAATTAAATtgcaataaaataacattagtGTGGACAGGCTGTTAGAAGGGGATGTAATTGGCCGCTCACTGTGGTCATGGTTCAACTGATGGGGTCGACTGTCATGTCTTCCACCGCTCCTGTACATGCTGTTCCCAGGGACTGAAAGCTGACACAGACAGGACACGCTTACTGTACATGGAGCTCTCCATTTCTGTGCAGTGATAGCCAAGATCTGTGTCATCATGATAAGTCAGGGTAAAGAGCTACAGTATGAACAATTTAAGCCTACATGTCTAAGCTTTGAATCCTGTATCATGTGGAGCCTCAAAACAGTGTGTGGCAGAATGGGAAGTACCTGTTTCACCACTGAGACATGTGCGCCATCTAGTGTGCAGATCTGGAAGTGTACACACATGGAGCCAGGCCATAGCAGGGTAGCTACATGCAGGACCAAGTTTACCTGTTGAAAGAATGTAAGAATAGTAAGTTAAAACGGTTTAAATTATCTAAATGGAGACACAAACAGCTCATACACAAGCCCAGTGtgctaaaaaagaaatgtagatAGATAAGTAGATAGATTTTCAACATGACTCATGTTACAGGGTAAAGCACTACCTGGTCTACATTAGTGATGGAATACTAGTGCACTGACAGTAGCAGGTGTAACGCAGTAAAAAGATACCAGAGCTTGGTCGTTTATCATTTTCTCCTCAATGGTTTCCCTACAACTTTGACACAAATGGGGCAATGCGATCTTCACCAAGCGCTTACTGGTAAATTattgattataataaaacatgaatgagCCAATAGCTTTTGAAAGTAATGCAATTGTTGTACCTCATTTGCCACTAGTGCATAATTGCAAACTGCATATCTGAAAGTCTGTCATGTCACTGAAGTGAATAGAAATGCTATCAAGTTAACTTCATTAGTTTGTAAGAGAGCAGTGTTTCAAatcaacatgtatttttttaaaaaaggccacTGGGTGCAGTTTCAATATTTAAATCGCTATTTAAATATGCTTTccaaaaaacaagtaaacaagaAGTTCcttcataaataaacaactaaCTGTATCTTACCAATTCCTGCTGCCTGCTCCTGCCCGTTTGTAGGACTTCACGACTAGCAACATCGATATCTTCGGACTCCAAACACAGAAACCCTGTAAGTAAGTAAGCTCGCTGTCGATTCATTGTACCTGCTTCACCAACTTGGGATAATAATATGTTGTCGATTTCATACAATATGTTGAACGTTGTCACTGTTTTATGTCAAGCCAAGTAGCAGCGTTACTGGTCGGAACCTTTCTTCGCAGTTACATCGAGAATTTGGCGGGAATGATTTCACCGACGCACACTAAATGAACTTTCACCCCACATTATTGTTTTGATTAACAGGTTGTCTTTTCGTGTGAACGGAAGCAAGCGCCTCGAGTGGAAAACATCGTAAAATAACTGGCATTCTCTGGGATTTACTGAAACGCGTAGAGTCAATTATAATAATGACCGTGTCGACTTGATAGCGGCGTTGTTGTTGACAAAGATACGTTTCTCTCAAAGATAAGCTAACGCTAGCTGTCTGGTAGCGTACGTATCTTTGGTAACAACATGACGGTGATGGGGAGCGGTGTGTAGGAGCGACCGACCAGACATTGGATCGCCCCGATTTCCTGCTTGTCAATCACACATCTCTAGGATtatcatgtctttgtgtctggATACGGTCAACACGGCATTgtaaaccaaaaacaaacaacactggCTTAATTTAACCAAGTCATCTGCAGGAGGTCTTTAAAATTCAGATATTGTGATACGTTGACTTTTTCAAATAACGTCTAAGCCACATTTCTCTGACCTGATGCCAATTCACTGTGGCTCTTCAGTGATTCAAGTCGAAACCTGTTTGTAGTGTTGGACATTTACATCACTTTATTTCAATGGGCGAGGAAAAGCCGGACACGCTTGACTTTGTGAAGGATTTCCAGGAGTATCTGAGCCAGCAGACCCAGCATGTCAACATGATCTCAGGCTCTGTCAGCGGCGTCAAGGAGGCGGACGAGCTGCCACCAGGTAACCAGCTATCTGTCTATTATTGTTCCCATCTGTGGAAGATTCTGCAGTTTTAGGCGTCTGGATTTGTTGGGATTGTATACCGTTTCACTTAGACCAACAGCTGACAGATACACCAATAGGTATTATGGGATTTCTGACTTCAAGTATTTAGCTGTTAGACTTGATCTTCTACATCCACATATTCCTTCGATAAATCTGTGAAAAATCGGGGTTTCAATTCATTAACGCAGCTCAACAACAATGTAACTAAGGTGGAATACTATATGTTATTTTACAACCAACAGGAGGGACAGCTGTATGACTGAGTCTAAAGCAGTTATAGAGGtcatcaaaataataataatattcttttCAATAGAGAGTTTAATATTATCAGATGTTGCATGGGGTGACATTTCATCTTTATAAAACATCCTGCTAATGTTCCTGTCTGCAGACTGTGGTCAGAATGGACTGGATCACCCCTCAGTGGACATGTCTCTGGAAGACAGCTCAGGGATCCTAGTGGATGGTTTTGAGAGGACTTATGATGGCAAGCTCAAGTGCCGCTATTGCAACTATGCTACTAGAGGTACAGCAAGACTCATTGAGCACATCCGAATTCACACAGGTAAGTGTTAATAGCTTCTTTTTCAGGGAATGTCattgacattgttttgttattaagcCTGTGTTCTTCTTTCAAACAGGAGAAAAACCCCATCGCTGCCATCTCTGCCCATTTGCTTCGGCTTATGAGCGCCACCTGGAGGCCCACATGCGATCACACACGGGAGAGAAGCCTTACAAGTGTGAGCTGTGCTCTTTCCGCTGCAGTGACCGTAGCAACCTGTCGCACCATCGCCGTCGACGCCACAAACTGCTGCCAATGAAAGGTGCTCGCTCACTCTCCCACAAGAAGATGCTGAGTGTTTTACAGAAGAAAGCCAGCTCACTGGGCTATGGCCGCCGGCTGCTCATCAACTTCAGCCCCCCTTCCATGGTGGTGCACAAGGCTGACAATGTGAACGATTTCTCCCATGAGCTGCCCCACTTACGTCAAGAGTCATATGATAATCAGGGTCGCACAGTGGAGGACGGTCACACCACAAATCACCAAGACATGGTTATGGATAACCCTCTGAATCAGCTGTCCACCCTGGCAGGCCAGCTGGCCAGTCTCCCTTCTGAGTCCCAGAATCAACCTCCCATGTCTCCAGGAGCAGAGTCTATCGTTGATGAGAAGCCTTTCCTCATCCAGCAGCCTCACCCTGCCACAACTCCTGTGGCTGTCTCAGCCAGCATGACCCATGCCTCTTCCTCGTCCCCAATCACCCCAGAGCCCAGGGCTCCTCCCCACAGCAACTGCAGCCCTGGAGGGGGACCCTGCAGCGAGCACAGTGGGCGCACCAGTACCCCCAGTGTCTCCAACAGCCAACCCAGTACGCCGGTCCCAGGTCTTTCTGTTCCACTTCAGGACCACCACATGCTGCATCACTGCCAGCACTGTGACATCTACTTTCCCGACAACATCCTCTACACTATCCATATGGGCTGCCACGGCTACGAGAACCCATTCCAGTGCAACATCTGCGGCCACAAGTGCAAGAGCAAGTACGACTTCGCCTGCCACTTTGCCCGCGGGCAGCACAAGTGATgggaaataacttttattggacagccttgttttattatttccatagttatattatttattggtCTTTGACTTGACCTTGATGTAGCCTAGCCTTTGAAAGTTGTACttataaaatgtcaacattcaaatgttttcattttgtatacCTGTAGGTGCCCATTCAAGTGTATTATGAAGGGATGATCAGTGTTTTCCACTGGTTGAGAATTTATTTGTGGTAAAGGAGGGATTTACATGCTGTtgtaaatcagaaaaaaaatagcCAAACGAATTCACATTATGTTATGTAATTGATGACCAAATTCCTAATATttgtaaagatgtttttaaaatgcataacTCTTGTGACCTTAACCTTTCACATATGTCATTCCAATGCAATACCATGCAACACTATGGTAGCTGATGAAAAAAGACTtatgatggggggggggaaaagAAATATATATGGGATTTAGAGTAAAATGgctaaaacacagacagaatacAGGTGTAAACCTTTTTGGTATAGGAAGTCATTTCAAACAGGATTCCACTTTTAACAGCATGTCCCTTCTagagaaatacaaaattaaaataaattatcaACCCTCCTGGATCTATTTCTAAAGGTAGCTCTGTTGTTACTGACACAGAAGTGAACCTGTTGGCCTTGAGTGATGTTACTAAAGCCTTGTTGAAATTATTTAGTGCATTATTACTATTTCTTTGCAGTGCCTGACATAGTCACCTTAATGTGTCCAAGATATAGAGGACtgttactttaaatattaatagatATTATTACAATATCGTCTTTCTACTGTAACGTAAAGGGCCtggaactttaaaaaaagtttgggcCATTGTAGTTATTTTTTGGTAGCCATGATCTTTTTTGCCAAGATTCTGCTCCAAGATTGCTGCTAAGAAACTTTGGATTATATTTATGGCATTCACAGTAAATTATGGCCAAACTTTGTACCTGTGGTTCTTGATCTAAGTTgtcaaacaacattttgtagACGTCAGGAGTTCCTTCACACAGTGCCCTTCCTTGACCAGCATCACGGTAACAtcacttgtttttgttcaaatgtttttgtatatcTTTTGAATTACATCCTGTCACAATCTGATGTTTTGATATTGTATGAAGTCACTTTAATATCTAGTATCTCCGTGTTTAGGACAGAATCACCAAGTCTTGTGTCTCATGTGAACACGTTTTCAGAATTGCCACGTAGCACAGGGAATGCCAAGTTTTAGCCTTTGTGATAAGACAAAGAGATTTCCCATTTATCATACGGTTCCTTTAAAGTGCTTTTCTGAATATTTACTGAGTATTGTATTCTGAGTCGTTGGGTAGTTGTTCAGTGTCCAAAAAAGCAAATGTTGCAGTGAGACTGCTACTTCAGCAAGATTGTTCTTTGTCTTGAGTACTGTTGTTTGTTGCTTAGCAACATGCGTGAAGAACATAGTTACTGTTTCTAGGACCACCTCCATGTTGCCATGCTCACCACTACTGGGAGCATCCAGTAATAATGCCTTATGTTCTCTGTGTCGTAGGTTCATAGGTAACAGTGAATGTTGAGCCTGTTGGCGATCACTCTCTCCCTCCGGGATGGCAAATCATTTAATTGTGAGATGGATTAATCTTACTAATTTATAAGTAAAGTGTTTTCTAACTTACTGCACTGTGGCTGTTGTCGTCCTTTTTCGTCATCTTATTTTTGTTCAAGAACGGAAATCAATAACTGATACTTTTATCATCAATTCACTTAAGAGTATGACAtaatgaaatacacaaaaacagattGTCTTTTGATGATGCTTTTAATAAGTTGTgatgaaaggaaagaaatagTGAGTATAATTCATTGTCGCAATGAAGAGAATGGGCTATAATGATCAGTAAAGATGATTGAAGCCGCTAGAATCAAGTTAAGCCTTCTCCTGCTTAGGAGtgtcttcttcctttttctcagGTTCTGTCAAAAAGAAAGGGACTTTTGTTGTATTGCATAGTTTTCTTAAGATTATGATCAGAACCAAACCCAAGTACAGATGACTACAGACCTTTGAGTTGAATGGGACCCAGGACCAGAGTTTGGCTGTCATGTTTTGACCCCACGTCTCTGGCGGCACGGTTGTAGCATCCACGGCGGCAGCGGGAATTCTTGTCAGAGGCTGAACATACCAGTACCTTGCACTGGATGTACACCGACTCTGTGGCTCGCAGGAATTGGAAGGCCTTAAATGTGAAGCGGGCATAGGGATGGGTGCCAGATACGTAGGAATAGTAGGTGCTGTCCACAGTACAgctaaaggaaagaaaagacgGTGTGTCAGGATGTCAGAAGAAGCTATGTCTGGTAAGTATTTCTGTATGTTAATACTCAGTTggttaaagaaaatatgtttaaacaaTTTAGAAATAATCCATTGCAAGAAAGGTAGATTCAGAATTTGATGTATGAAAATGCACTCAATCtgctaaaaatgtacaatatttgtcaaaaatgtataacaaaagtacaaaggtagcacaaaatgaaaataggCAAGTACatcaaagaacaaaacatcaCTAAATATGATTAGTACATTTCCATTAATGGCGTTAGATGTAATtcactcattttttaaatcacacaacTCTGCCTgttcttttataaaaaaaacaggcacAAGAACAAAGGGCAGGTTTTACACAAACGTCCCTGAAACAAAGCACACTGTCATCTCACCCATTGCGAACCAGGTAGTAAGATCTGTTCTGGAAATCATTGGGTGATGGTGAAGTCACACAGGTGTCAAGATAAAGGACCAGGTTGTTGTCCCCCCTCCTCAGGTCCACTTGGACATACATGTTCTGGTTGAGTGTCACAATGTATGGATCATCCGTCACCTTAAATTTGAAAAGCAAAACGTCAGCATGGTATTTAGGTAGTAACagaaggattttcttttttgttttcacacaccTGGTAGTAGAAATTGCTGGTTTTGTAGAACTCCATGCTGGTATTGAATCTGCCTGTCCCTGTTATGCTGCTGTTATCAATGTGACGGACAAGGTACAAGATCTGGGACACTGAGTCCGGCTCCATCCGACAGCCCACGTTCATCTTAAAGTGAGACTGGCGTGTGATGTCTCCGTAGTCAGAGGCATAGGCTCGGAGAGAGTTGGTGTACACAATTCTGTCATTCTCAAACTGGTTAACAGAAGATATTGGAGAGTAGTCTTATTATGACATTCATTTGTATCAGGGAGTTCTGTATGTTGCTAATGTTTTCCAGAAAGTGCTGAGTTGTGTACCTTTGGAATGTTGCCACAGGTGTTAATGGGGAAGCTGAAGACCACCTGGAGGCTTGAAACCTTGGGTCTGCAGTGTTGGTCATTCAGATACAAACTACGGCCATCGTAGCCAAGAGAGTTAAGGTAACTCCTCTCGATCACAATGTTCATGTTGTCTGAAGAACAGTCCACTCGACCTGACAAAGCAATCGTTTTCACAGGATATTTACATCAGTTTGAATTGCTTTAACTTTGGTTCAACTTTACACATGGTTGGTTTGTACACCACTTTGATGCagactgaaatatatataatacaactAACAAGATTAAAATGAACTTTTGTGCAGATGTTCATGATCCCCAGAGGTTGAACCTTCTGACCGTGGGGATCCCCTTGTTCTTCCTGGTGTGCCACCAGGAGGTTAACATTTGtggtttcaaataaaatacattaacatcTACTGTACGGATTACAATGACATGTCGTGCTTGTATACATGTTCCCGTCAggatatattatttaataacgTTGGTCCTTTACTTTCCATAAAGCGCCAGCATCAggtcctgattttttttttccccattcttttttatttgatcaaatacTGGTAATTACCTTAACATCAGATTCACTTGTATGTTGTGTCACCTTGTGTTGTTCTAAATGAAGGTGGTAAACCTGGCATATACAGTATCATGCCAAAACCTTGTCATCTTTGTCAATCCACAGGAAACAGTTAACCCAAATTTAATATCATAATAACAAAACTACCATAACAGTACCTGCGCTTGGTGGCAGAGAGCTCATGAAGTCAGCATTGAACCCTCGGCCAACCACAGAACTATCCGTCCTGAAGAGCACCGTCATGTAATTGGAGGTGGAATAGAAAGTACTCAGACTTCCGTTGCACACTTTCCCCAAAAATCTTGAGTTAGTAGATGGCCCATCGTAGACGTTAATATAGTCACAGTTGCAGCAGTTCTCCATTCTGTTTTTAAGATGATGACAGCCATAAATTATTGACTTGCATAATGAGTTGATGATATCACATTTAGTTCCAAAAATTCCCTAGAAATTAAAATATCCCTAAGACGTAAAAGCTGCTAATATATACGAATGTTCTCCAATAGGGAGTGTATTCTTCACTCACTGCAGGTAGGCGAAAGACAGGAAGATTCTTTGGTCATTTGCAGCCCTGAGCTGCCACACACAGTAGGCATTATTGTGGTATTCGTAGGGATGGTTCGGGCTGGAGAAGGAACCAGAGCCATACAGAGAGCCTCCACAGGGCGATGCTGACCGTGAAAAACATAAGTGTCATTGGAGTAAACTATACAGTCCAAAAGGCTCATATTGCACACTAAGGGCCATACCTGTAGCTGGCATGTCAGTTGTGATTTGGCAGTAGGctgttgacaaaaacaacattttcagtttcattttttgTGTGGAAACTGTGTGCTAATTTTGGGGGACATGATACTTACAATAGTAGTCATTACAACAGTTTCCATTCCATTCACAAGAGCTTGAGCAGGAGCAGCTTCCCATGTGACTGCCACAGTTGTAAAGACATGAGGGCTGAGCTTAGAGACAGAGggtaataaaacatatcagtAATCTTTCCTGCTAGAAGAATAAATGATGGGCTTAGTTATTCCCATAAACTGTATAGGTTGTTGAGAATTATTCATACCTGTGACGGGTGTGGAAGTTGCGTAACAGTATGCTACATgacaaagaggaaaataaaatcattacaATCTTTGATACACCTGTAGATATATTTTGTTAGTGGAGATTATGGTCAGGTTCCTGTGTCGTCAGGCTGAAAGAGGACATGTTTCCTGCTCCTAAAATCCTTGgcaccaacaacaaaaaaatgttgttttgagtttttagGGAACTGTTTTAGTCAGGGCTAAATTGGCAGAGAGGTAAATGTGCAAGTGTACTCAATCAGATGTGCTTGTCTGATGGTTGAAACTACagcatttaaattgtttttatagttctttcaaatcaaatcattcCGTTTTTCCTTGAATAATTCCTGTTTTCGTACGAGTACAGAAAGATCTCCAAGTATGTCATACCCCTTTATGGATTTCTTAGTTGAGGAACAATATTACAGCAGTGCATTTCAGTGTGATACAAGATGCTTTTCTGTAGAATTTGTAGATTCTACTATACAGCAGCTTCTCTGCTGAGCTTTGTGGGACATGATACTTACAGTAGTAGTCATAACAACAGTTTCCTCTCCATTCACAAGAGTTTGAGCAGGAGCAGCTTCCCATGTGCCAGCCACAGTGGTTAACACATGAGGGCTGATCTTAGAGAAACAGGAGagtaataaaacatatcagtTATCTCTCCTGTCAGAAGAATACATGATTCCCATACAGGTTGTTCAGAAATGGCCATACCTGtggtgggtgcagcagttgaaTCACAGTATGctacaaagagaggaaaataaaaccattaacaTCTTTTAAACCTTATAATACACCTGTCTTTTATTCTGCAAGTGTgaacataaaatatgttgttatcCAGTCAGCCGGGAGAAGTTTTAAGTAAACCAGTAATGAGGAAATTGCAAAAGTCTATTCTACTAAAAATGATTCTGTAGGTTATTTTTCAACATCTGACTTTGACAGATAGATCTTGGTTAAGATATATTTTGTAAGTGGAGATTGTGGTCAGGTTTCTGTGTGGACAGTCCTAAAAGAAACATGCCCCCGAGACCCCAAGTTGTTTTAATCACGGCTATTTTCACAGAGAGGTAATGGTGCAAGTATACTCAATCAGAAAGGCGAGCTGTAGAAACCACACAGTTTAAATAGTTCTTTTTAGTTCTTTCACATCAATTTATAGAGTTCTTCTCTTCTTTAAATATTCCTGTTTGCTAAGAGTACAGCACGATCTCCCAGTGTTTCCTGTATGTCTGTGACTTGTAACTGTTTGGTGCTAGATCCTTTTTTGACGGTATTCAGTTCTTGAATGGCTCTCAGGTAAACACTTTTGAGTCTGTTTGTACGAGACTTGATATACCTGTAGGATCTACCAGTGGGCAGAAGAGCTGGACATCAAATCTCGAATAAACAGactaaaaacagcaaaacaaaaacattgtagcTATTCCACCATGTCTGTTTTAGAATTGAACAGAACTCCCTCAGTGAAAGAGGGATGCAGAACCTGTTAATGCTCCGATTTGTGAGACTTAGCACTTACAGTGGTAGTCGGAGCAACAGTTGCCATAGTATTGACAAGAGCTTGTGCAGGAGCAGATTCCCATGTGCTGGTTGCAGTTGTTATAACAAGAGGGCTGAGCTGTAGGAGACACAGGGTGACGTTAACATTACAGAATATACAGTGTTTATATAGGAAATGTTACATATAAAGTTCCTGAAGGTAAATGGGTAAAAATAAGTAAAGAGGCATCGGTAGCTCAGTCTGTATGTTCCAGAGTTAGGTCTGGGAGCTGGAAAGAATAACTTTTTGTATAAAAGTCAAAG of Eleginops maclovinus isolate JMC-PN-2008 ecotype Puerto Natales chromosome 22, JC_Emac_rtc_rv5, whole genome shotgun sequence contains these proteins:
- the LOC134858424 gene encoding CUB and zona pellucida-like domain-containing protein 1 — its product is MWTLLVLCSVIASLGVQGADQLQKSEERNLAKGSPDSCRNSCGNHVGNCSCSSSCGNDGNCCPDYKDYCSSTAEPLARTEWYSCRFNCGWDHGSCSCRDSCQYYGNCCHDYNYYCPSYTTEDPYMTTQPSCYNNCNQHMGICSCTSSCQYYGNCCSDYHSYCDSTAAPTTDQPSCVNHCGWHMGSCSCSNSCEWRGNCCYDYYSYCYATSTPVTAQPSCLYNCGSHMGSCSCSSSCEWNGNCCNDYYSYCQITTDMPATASPCGGSLYGSGSFSSPNHPYEYHNNAYCVWQLRAANDQRIFLSFAYLQMENCCNCDYINVYDGPSTNSRFLGKVCNGSLSTFYSTSNYMTVLFRTDSSVVGRGFNADFMSSLPPSAGRVDCSSDNMNIVIERSYLNSLGYDGRSLYLNDQHCRPKVSSLQVVFSFPINTCGNIPKFENDRIVYTNSLRAYASDYGDITRQSHFKMNVGCRMEPDSVSQILYLVRHIDNSSITGTGRFNTSMEFYKTSNFYYQVTDDPYIVTLNQNMYVQVDLRRGDNNLVLYLDTCVTSPSPNDFQNRSYYLVRNGCTVDSTYYSYVSGTHPYARFTFKAFQFLRATESVYIQCKVLVCSASDKNSRCRRGCYNRAARDVGSKHDSQTLVLGPIQLKEPEKKEEDTPKQEKA
- the ikzf5 gene encoding zinc finger protein Pegasus; its protein translation is MGEEKPDTLDFVKDFQEYLSQQTQHVNMISGSVSGVKEADELPPDCGQNGLDHPSVDMSLEDSSGILVDGFERTYDGKLKCRYCNYATRGTARLIEHIRIHTGEKPHRCHLCPFASAYERHLEAHMRSHTGEKPYKCELCSFRCSDRSNLSHHRRRRHKLLPMKGARSLSHKKMLSVLQKKASSLGYGRRLLINFSPPSMVVHKADNVNDFSHELPHLRQESYDNQGRTVEDGHTTNHQDMVMDNPLNQLSTLAGQLASLPSESQNQPPMSPGAESIVDEKPFLIQQPHPATTPVAVSASMTHASSSSPITPEPRAPPHSNCSPGGGPCSEHSGRTSTPSVSNSQPSTPVPGLSVPLQDHHMLHHCQHCDIYFPDNILYTIHMGCHGYENPFQCNICGHKCKSKYDFACHFARGQHK